The Fusobacterium necrophorum subsp. necrophorum genome has a window encoding:
- a CDS encoding YggS family pyridoxal phosphate-dependent enzyme, whose protein sequence is MKQIEERMKEVYEEVRQYSPYPEKVKVIAVSKYLNAEEMLPYLETGIVTLGENRAQVIQEKYELLSSYPFAKSLEWHFIGNLQKNKVKYIVDKVAMIHSVNKLSLAEEINKKMGSLNRKMPVLIEVNVSGEESKEGYDVLEAEQDIPALLKLENIRICGLMTMAPFTEDAEEQRKVFRKLRTLKEEWNKKYFQDKLTELSMGMSNDYKIALQEGATMIRLGRKIFY, encoded by the coding sequence ATGAAACAAATAGAAGAAAGAATGAAAGAAGTATATGAAGAAGTGAGACAATACTCTCCATATCCGGAAAAAGTGAAAGTGATAGCAGTCAGTAAATATTTAAATGCAGAGGAAATGTTGCCTTATTTAGAAACAGGGATCGTAACATTGGGAGAAAATAGGGCTCAAGTGATTCAAGAAAAATATGAATTATTGTCCTCCTATCCCTTTGCAAAATCTTTGGAGTGGCATTTTATTGGAAATTTGCAGAAAAATAAGGTAAAATACATTGTAGATAAGGTTGCGATGATTCATTCTGTCAACAAATTGTCTTTGGCAGAAGAAATTAATAAAAAAATGGGAAGCTTAAATCGCAAAATGCCTGTTTTAATTGAAGTGAATGTGTCCGGAGAAGAAAGTAAAGAGGGATATGATGTTTTGGAAGCGGAACAAGATATTCCGGCACTGTTGAAATTGGAAAATATCCGTATTTGCGGTTTGATGACAATGGCTCCTTTTACAGAAGATGCGGAAGAACAGAGAAAGGTGTTTCGAAAGCTGAGAACTTTGAAAGAAGAGTGGAATAAAAAATACTTTCAAGATAAGTTGACAGAACTTTCTATGGGAATGTCCAATGATTATAAGATTGCATTACAAGAAGGGGCTACTATGATTCGTTTGGGAAGAAAAATATTTTACTAG
- the sepF gene encoding cell division protein SepF, which yields MKENEGKKKGLFSTMNGFTSGMKELFGIDSVEGDYEEEDTGIIDFSTADEPVVEESAKVSKPLKASKQRTFFGRTKSSQVMKEVFSNEDDGGISNCQTVFVDPKGFGDAEKIADYIVKDKMITINLEFLDMKIAQRLMDFLAGAMRMKEASFVAISKKVYTIVPKSMKIHYEGKKDQKKTILEFEREE from the coding sequence ATGAAAGAGAATGAGGGAAAGAAAAAGGGGTTATTTTCTACAATGAATGGGTTTACAAGCGGAATGAAAGAATTGTTTGGAATTGATTCTGTGGAAGGGGACTACGAGGAAGAAGATACAGGAATTATTGATTTTTCAACAGCGGATGAACCTGTTGTGGAAGAAAGTGCAAAAGTGTCAAAACCTTTAAAAGCTTCTAAACAAAGAACATTTTTTGGAAGGACAAAAAGCAGCCAAGTGATGAAAGAAGTATTTTCCAATGAAGATGATGGGGGAATTAGCAACTGTCAAACGGTCTTTGTCGATCCAAAAGGATTTGGAGATGCAGAGAAAATCGCAGATTATATTGTGAAGGATAAGATGATTACCATCAATTTGGAATTTTTAGATATGAAAATAGCACAACGTTTGATGGATTTCTTGGCAGGAGCTATGCGAATGAAAGAAGCTAGTTTCGTAGCGATTAGTAAAAAAGTATACACTATCGTACCAAAGAGTATGAAAATTCATTATGAAGGAAAAAAAGATCAAAAGAAAACGATTTTAGAATTTGAAAGAGAGGAGTAG
- a CDS encoding tRNA (5-methylaminomethyl-2-thiouridylate)-methyltransferase, which produces MSKIKALALFSGGLDSALAIRVVQEQGIEVIALNFVSHFFGGINKKAEYMAKQLGILLEYIHFEERHMEVVKTPVYGRGKNMNPCIDCHSLMFRVAGELLEKYGASFLISGEVLGQRPMSQNPQALEKVKKLSGVGDLILRPLSGKLLPPSLAETKGWIRREGLLDINGRGRSRQMELMAQYGLVDYPSPGGGCLLTDPTYSIRLKILEEDGLLEHEYADLFSLIKISRFFRFAKGRYLFVGRDEISNAKIDDIRRERGSNFYIYSFETPGPHMLGFGELTEEEKNFSRKLFSRYSKVKGKEEIKLNVSGIVETLAPISVEAMEEDMKKYQL; this is translated from the coding sequence GTGTCAAAGATAAAAGCATTAGCACTGTTTTCAGGTGGATTGGACAGTGCTTTAGCGATTAGGGTAGTACAAGAGCAAGGGATTGAAGTCATTGCTCTTAATTTTGTATCACACTTTTTCGGTGGAATTAATAAAAAGGCAGAATATATGGCGAAACAATTGGGAATTCTATTGGAGTATATTCATTTTGAAGAAAGACATATGGAAGTTGTAAAAACTCCTGTCTATGGAAGAGGAAAGAATATGAATCCTTGTATCGATTGCCATTCTCTTATGTTTCGTGTTGCTGGAGAACTGTTGGAAAAGTATGGAGCTAGTTTTTTGATTTCCGGGGAAGTGTTAGGACAAAGACCCATGTCACAAAATCCTCAGGCTCTTGAAAAAGTAAAAAAATTATCAGGAGTAGGAGATTTGATTTTACGTCCGCTTTCCGGAAAATTATTACCTCCCAGTTTGGCAGAAACAAAAGGTTGGATTCGTAGAGAAGGTCTACTGGACATCAATGGTCGTGGAAGAAGTCGACAAATGGAGCTTATGGCACAGTATGGTTTGGTGGATTATCCAAGCCCGGGTGGAGGTTGTTTGTTGACAGATCCCACTTATTCCATTCGTTTAAAAATTTTGGAAGAGGATGGCTTGTTGGAACATGAATATGCCGATTTATTTTCTTTGATTAAAATTTCCAGATTTTTCCGCTTTGCAAAAGGAAGATATTTATTTGTTGGTAGAGATGAAATATCCAATGCAAAGATTGATGATATTAGAAGGGAACGGGGGAGTAATTTTTATATCTATAGTTTTGAAACACCGGGACCCCATATGTTAGGCTTTGGAGAATTAACGGAAGAAGAAAAAAATTTTTCCAGGAAGTTATTTTCCCGTTATTCCAAAGTAAAAGGAAAAGAGGAAATTAAATTGAATGTGAGCGGAATCGTGGAAACGCTTGCTCCCATTTCCGTAGAAGCAATGGAAGAGGATATGAAAAAATATCAGTTGTAA
- the plsY gene encoding glycerol-3-phosphate 1-O-acyltransferase PlsY: MKLLFFIIIAYFLGSLPSGVWIGKIAKNMDIRNYGSKNSGATNAYRILGAKYGFMVLFADAFKGFLAVALASAGGLSPNALSIVALVVIVGHSLSFFLAFKGGKGVATSLGVFLFLEPKVTFLLILVFIVVVFISRYISLGSIVAAGLLPMLTFYFEVGKEKTNWLLILITLILGSFVVYRHRSNIVRLLKGTENKFTL, translated from the coding sequence ATGAAGTTACTTTTTTTTATTATTATTGCTTATTTTCTAGGCTCTTTACCAAGTGGGGTTTGGATAGGGAAGATAGCAAAAAATATGGATATTCGAAATTATGGAAGTAAAAATTCAGGAGCAACCAATGCTTATCGTATTTTAGGAGCTAAATATGGATTTATGGTTTTGTTTGCAGATGCTTTCAAAGGTTTTTTAGCAGTAGCTTTGGCAAGTGCTGGAGGACTTTCCCCAAATGCTCTTTCTATTGTGGCACTTGTGGTGATTGTGGGGCATAGTTTATCGTTTTTTTTGGCTTTTAAAGGGGGAAAAGGAGTTGCCACTAGTTTAGGAGTTTTTTTGTTTTTAGAACCGAAAGTTACTTTTTTATTGATTCTGGTTTTTATCGTTGTGGTATTTATTAGTCGGTATATTTCCTTAGGTTCCATTGTTGCAGCAGGATTGCTTCCTATGTTAACATTTTACTTTGAAGTTGGAAAAGAAAAAACAAATTGGTTGTTAATTTTGATTACCTTGATTTTAGGAAGTTTTGTAGTATATCGTCATAGGAGTAATATTGTTCGCCTGTTGAAAGGAACTGAAAATAAGTTTACACTGTAA
- a CDS encoding NAD(P)H-dependent glycerol-3-phosphate dehydrogenase yields the protein MEKVVVLGAGSWGTALSMVLAQNGHQVVLWEYQEELAKKLQRERENKRLLPGVIFPENIEVVSESTDLLKDVKYVIFSIPSQALRSVIQKFSSQIRGDMILVNSAKGIEIATGMRLSEVMRDEILGKYHKNIVVLSGPTHAEEVSKGLPTTIVAAGEEEKAKQIQELFNNNNFRVYLNDDLIGVEIGAAIKNCLAIAAGALDGLGCGDNTKAALITRGIAEISRYGKCCGAKESTFSGLSGIGDLIVTAMSQHSRNRYVGEHLGRGENIQEILSKMTMVAEGVPTVKAVYQEMKKYQISMPIVEAVYRVIYENMSAKEMMNELMNRSVKKEFY from the coding sequence ATGGAAAAAGTAGTGGTACTGGGAGCCGGAAGTTGGGGAACTGCACTTTCGATGGTATTAGCTCAAAACGGACATCAGGTAGTTTTATGGGAATATCAAGAAGAATTAGCGAAAAAATTACAGAGGGAAAGAGAAAATAAAAGATTGTTGCCGGGAGTTATTTTTCCGGAAAATATAGAAGTTGTTTCAGAAAGTACAGATTTGTTAAAGGATGTTAAGTATGTTATTTTTTCCATTCCATCTCAAGCCCTGCGTTCTGTCATTCAGAAATTTTCTTCTCAGATTCGAGGAGATATGATTTTGGTCAATAGCGCAAAGGGAATTGAAATTGCAACAGGAATGCGACTGTCCGAAGTGATGAGAGATGAAATATTGGGAAAGTATCATAAGAATATCGTTGTTTTATCAGGACCGACACATGCAGAAGAAGTTTCGAAGGGGCTACCCACTACAATTGTTGCAGCAGGAGAAGAAGAAAAAGCAAAACAAATTCAAGAATTGTTTAACAATAATAATTTTCGAGTCTATTTAAATGATGATTTAATTGGAGTGGAAATAGGGGCTGCTATTAAGAATTGTCTTGCCATTGCTGCAGGAGCTTTAGATGGATTAGGATGTGGAGATAACACAAAAGCAGCTTTGATTACGAGAGGGATAGCAGAAATTTCTCGATATGGAAAATGCTGTGGAGCAAAGGAGTCTACTTTTTCCGGTTTGAGTGGGATTGGAGATTTGATTGTGACAGCCATGAGTCAACATAGTCGAAATCGATATGTAGGAGAGCATTTAGGAAGAGGAGAAAATATTCAGGAGATTTTATCGAAGATGACTATGGTAGCGGAAGGAGTTCCTACCGTAAAAGCGGTCTATCAGGAAATGAAAAAATATCAGATTTCCATGCCTATTGTAGAGGCAGTGTATCGAGTCATTTATGAAAATATGTCAGCAAAGGAAATGATGAATGAACTCATGAATCGTAGTGTCAAAAAAGAATTTTACTAA
- a CDS encoding RNA polymerase sigma factor RpoD/SigA, translating to MAERDLLSLYLKDIRQYKTLEREEELALVIKAQSGDEEAKNQLILCNLRLVVNVAKGYRSKGMNLIDLISEGNLGLIRAIEKFDVERGFRFSTYAVWWIKQSISKAIIFKGREIRIPSYRYDILNKINRYVTEEIKLCGVYPSVEEVAEYLNMPVNKVEEIMIEFQEPMSLSTEIGEDIYLEDTLSGTEEHFEEKVYYKMMQQRLKDILNRLDTREQEILKLRFGLDGYEIHTLEDIGKNFNITRERVRQIEKNTLKKLKRKYTKELRETLL from the coding sequence ATGGCAGAGCGGGATTTACTCTCATTATATTTAAAAGATATTAGGCAGTATAAAACCTTAGAAAGGGAAGAAGAGTTGGCTTTGGTGATCAAAGCTCAATCTGGCGATGAAGAAGCAAAAAACCAATTAATCTTATGTAATTTACGTCTTGTTGTGAATGTTGCAAAAGGCTATCGTAGTAAGGGAATGAATTTAATTGATTTGATTAGTGAAGGAAATTTGGGCTTGATTCGTGCTATTGAAAAATTTGATGTAGAGAGAGGATTTCGTTTTTCTACCTATGCAGTTTGGTGGATTAAGCAGTCCATTAGTAAAGCTATTATTTTCAAAGGAAGAGAAATCAGGATTCCTTCCTATCGTTACGATATTTTGAATAAAATCAATAGATATGTAACGGAAGAAATAAAATTATGTGGGGTGTATCCAAGTGTGGAAGAAGTTGCGGAATATTTGAATATGCCGGTAAACAAAGTCGAAGAAATCATGATCGAATTTCAGGAACCTATGTCTTTGAGTACCGAAATAGGAGAGGATATTTATTTGGAAGATACCTTGAGTGGAACAGAAGAACATTTTGAAGAAAAGGTCTATTACAAAATGATGCAACAAAGACTAAAAGATATTTTAAATCGATTGGATACTCGGGAACAAGAAATTTTAAAACTTCGTTTCGGTTTGGATGGATATGAAATCCATACATTGGAGGATATTGGAAAAAATTTTAATATCACCAGAGAACGAGTTCGACAAATAGAAAAAAATACTTTAAAAAAATTAAAGCGTAAATATACAAAAGAATTAAGGGAAACATTACTATAA
- the dnaN gene encoding DNA polymerase III subunit beta, producing the protein MQVIVNRTEFLKKLRIVEKAISENKIKPILSCVYMETRGEMLFLCGTNLETTITTTVSCKEVVKEGKVAFQYPLIDEYMKELKEEEIQIRMNGEALIVEGGDAVSEFSTFPYEDYPKAFENFEKQEENVLLQMNSIELATIFDKLKFSAGSTDNPAIHCVRIEGRDGEIHFVTTDTYRLTYLHRAFSLQEDFQMSLPLEAVEACSKIFRGLEAEVRVYFDKKFAHFLMEDIHIVSSLIELTFPAYQTILSNGNYDKTMGISTESLISILRRVIIFVRNNEESKYGATFHLAEGILKIKGNSDIAKINEEMAVNYQGAPLKVSLNTKYLFDYVQNLEKDTELSVEMLSSKTSVKVHEKGKEDYIYILMPLALKD; encoded by the coding sequence ATGCAGGTAATTGTAAATAGAACTGAATTTCTGAAAAAATTAAGAATTGTGGAAAAGGCAATTTCAGAAAATAAGATTAAACCTATTTTATCTTGTGTCTATATGGAAACAAGAGGAGAAATGCTATTCTTGTGTGGAACGAACTTGGAGACGACAATTACGACAACAGTTTCCTGCAAAGAAGTAGTAAAAGAGGGAAAAGTAGCTTTTCAATACCCTTTAATTGATGAATATATGAAAGAATTAAAAGAAGAGGAAATCCAAATTCGAATGAATGGAGAAGCGTTAATAGTAGAGGGAGGAGATGCAGTATCTGAGTTTTCAACCTTTCCTTATGAGGACTATCCAAAGGCATTTGAGAATTTTGAAAAGCAGGAAGAGAATGTTTTATTGCAGATGAATAGCATAGAGCTTGCTACTATTTTTGATAAGTTGAAATTTTCTGCGGGAAGTACAGATAATCCTGCTATTCATTGTGTGAGAATAGAGGGGAGAGATGGAGAAATTCATTTTGTAACGACGGATACCTATCGTTTGACCTATTTACATAGAGCTTTTTCTCTTCAAGAGGACTTTCAAATGAGTCTTCCTTTGGAAGCTGTGGAAGCCTGCAGTAAAATTTTTAGAGGCTTAGAAGCAGAGGTTAGAGTATATTTTGATAAGAAGTTTGCTCATTTTCTCATGGAAGATATTCATATTGTGAGTTCTTTGATAGAGCTTACTTTTCCGGCATATCAAACGATTCTATCCAATGGGAATTATGATAAAACAATGGGAATTTCTACGGAGAGTTTAATCAGCATTTTACGAAGAGTAATTATTTTCGTTCGAAATAATGAAGAGTCAAAATATGGAGCGACCTTTCATTTAGCAGAGGGTATTTTAAAAATCAAAGGAAACAGCGATATTGCTAAAATTAATGAGGAAATGGCAGTAAACTACCAAGGAGCTCCTCTCAAAGTTTCTTTAAACACGAAATATTTATTTGATTATGTGCAAAATTTGGAAAAAGACACGGAACTTTCTGTAGAAATGTTGAGTTCCAAAACATCTGTCAAAGTTCATGAGAAAGGAAAAGAGGATTATATTTATATCTTAATGCCTTTGGCTTTGAAAGACTAA
- a CDS encoding DNA-processing protein DprA — MYSKRELLLFSILQTYSEGRYANMLQRLFSSSKDRRDSYFLDSFLGKDAFMQEEKKKLAFLWEENRKQELEEEIRKVEETCHKNGIQLLFYGEEKYPSLLKEIKNPPYVLYIRGKFPSEETLHGAYALIGTRDCSAKGKEFAKRAGQYFKKKQIYNISGLARGIDSIGHMETLGQTGAILGQGLATEIYPKENGYLASRILDTGGFLLSELPPFAPVSVQHLIQRNRLQTALTSGIVLAEVALQGGSMHTFQFAKEQGKKIYVASFNQDFIRKYYKEVIVLENIYQFEKKQKEGLEQKSLF; from the coding sequence ATGTATTCCAAAAGAGAGTTATTGTTATTTTCAATCCTACAGACATATTCTGAGGGAAGATATGCAAATATGTTACAAAGACTTTTTTCTTCCTCCAAAGATAGAAGGGATAGTTATTTTTTAGATTCTTTTTTAGGGAAAGATGCCTTTATGCAAGAAGAGAAAAAGAAGCTTGCTTTTTTATGGGAAGAGAATAGGAAGCAAGAACTGGAAGAAGAAATTAGAAAAGTAGAAGAAACTTGTCATAAAAATGGAATTCAGCTTTTGTTTTATGGAGAAGAGAAATATCCCAGCCTCTTAAAAGAGATTAAAAATCCTCCCTATGTACTCTATATTAGAGGAAAGTTTCCTAGTGAAGAAACTTTACATGGAGCTTATGCTCTTATTGGGACTAGAGACTGTAGTGCGAAGGGAAAGGAATTTGCGAAAAGGGCAGGGCAATATTTCAAAAAGAAACAAATCTACAATATCAGCGGTTTGGCAAGAGGAATTGACAGCATAGGACATATGGAAACTTTGGGGCAAACAGGAGCTATTTTGGGGCAGGGATTGGCGACTGAAATATATCCGAAAGAAAACGGATATCTGGCGTCTCGAATTTTAGATACAGGAGGGTTTTTACTCTCAGAATTACCTCCTTTTGCACCGGTTTCCGTACAACATTTGATTCAACGAAATCGTTTGCAAACGGCTTTGACTTCCGGGATTGTCCTTGCAGAAGTTGCATTACAGGGAGGAAGCATGCATACCTTTCAATTTGCAAAAGAACAGGGCAAGAAGATCTATGTGGCTTCTTTTAATCAGGACTTCATCCGGAAGTATTATAAAGAAGTGATTGTTTTAGAAAATATTTATCAGTTTGAAAAAAAACAAAAAGAGGGGCTGGAACAAAAAAGTTTATTTTAA
- the recQ gene encoding DNA helicase RecQ yields MEKEARKLLQDIYGHRNFRTGQKIILDSVFQGKEVLGILTTGGGKSICYQIPALLFEGLTLVISPLISLMKDQVDALKMVGVKSAFLNSTLKPEEYRRLVGKIIRGEIKILYVAPERLLNENFVTLMQKIKISLLAVDEAHCISQWGHDFRKSYLGIPSFIRKLRQRVQVLALTATATPRVQEDILEKLNIPNAFIYQGSFNRKNLYFRVERGKVPEAYVAEYLEKSQGEAGIVYCSTRKSVDSMYSYLKEIRGYSVGKYHGGMEKQEREESQNDFLQDKLQVMVATNAFGMGIDKSNVRFVIHANLPGDLESYYQEAGRAGRDGGQAEAVLLYQEEDIATQRFFIEKNEEMEEDFKKEKLHKLDKMIEYAELESCYREFILSYFGEARVKNYCGFCGNCRKQKDVQDFSLEAKKILSCIGRAKENIGQSTVANILLGKADSKMKYKGLDKLSTFGIMKEKEIAWLEDFIHYLLAEGYMAQTAGSFPVLKLNSQSWEILQDRRKVLRKEEEEVRFSMRRNPLFRKLLRLRLEIAEREKVAPYIIFSDLTLWEFSQFRPRTKYDMMKIQGVGNQKFSQYGEEFLACILQEEE; encoded by the coding sequence ATGGAAAAAGAGGCGAGAAAATTATTGCAGGATATATATGGCCATCGAAACTTTCGAACAGGGCAGAAAATAATTTTGGATTCTGTTTTTCAAGGAAAAGAAGTTTTGGGAATTTTAACGACAGGTGGAGGGAAATCGATCTGTTATCAAATTCCTGCTCTTTTGTTTGAGGGACTGACTTTAGTCATCTCTCCCTTGATTTCTCTGATGAAAGATCAAGTGGATGCTTTGAAAATGGTAGGCGTGAAATCAGCTTTTTTAAATTCTACCTTAAAGCCGGAAGAATATCGACGCTTGGTGGGAAAGATTATTCGAGGAGAGATTAAAATTTTGTATGTGGCTCCCGAAAGACTTTTGAATGAGAACTTCGTAACACTGATGCAAAAAATAAAAATTTCTCTGTTGGCGGTGGATGAGGCTCATTGTATCTCACAGTGGGGACATGACTTTCGAAAGTCCTATTTGGGAATTCCAAGTTTTATCAGAAAACTGCGACAGAGAGTACAAGTTCTGGCACTCACGGCGACAGCAACTCCAAGGGTGCAGGAGGACATCTTGGAGAAATTAAATATTCCGAATGCCTTTATTTATCAGGGAAGCTTCAATCGAAAAAATTTATATTTTCGTGTCGAGAGAGGGAAAGTTCCAGAGGCATATGTCGCAGAATATTTAGAGAAATCACAGGGAGAAGCCGGGATCGTCTATTGTTCCACTCGGAAATCTGTGGACAGTATGTACAGCTATTTAAAAGAGATTCGTGGATATTCTGTTGGAAAATATCATGGGGGAATGGAAAAACAGGAGAGAGAAGAAAGTCAAAATGATTTTTTGCAAGATAAACTTCAAGTGATGGTAGCAACCAATGCATTTGGAATGGGAATTGACAAATCCAATGTTCGCTTTGTGATACATGCAAATTTACCGGGAGATTTGGAGAGTTATTATCAGGAAGCCGGAAGAGCCGGACGAGATGGAGGACAAGCAGAGGCAGTTTTATTATATCAGGAAGAGGACATTGCAACCCAAAGATTTTTTATCGAAAAAAACGAAGAGATGGAAGAAGACTTTAAAAAAGAAAAACTACATAAATTGGATAAAATGATAGAATATGCGGAGCTGGAATCCTGTTATCGAGAATTTATTTTATCCTATTTCGGAGAGGCAAGAGTCAAAAATTATTGTGGCTTTTGTGGAAATTGTAGAAAACAAAAAGATGTACAGGATTTCAGTTTGGAAGCAAAAAAAATTCTTTCCTGCATTGGCAGAGCGAAAGAAAATATCGGTCAATCCACAGTCGCCAATATTTTATTGGGAAAAGCGGATAGTAAGATGAAATACAAAGGTTTGGACAAGCTTTCTACCTTCGGAATTATGAAAGAAAAAGAAATTGCTTGGTTGGAAGACTTCATTCATTATTTGCTGGCGGAAGGCTATATGGCACAAACAGCCGGAAGTTTTCCTGTTTTGAAATTAAACTCACAGAGTTGGGAGATTTTACAGGATAGGAGAAAAGTTTTGAGAAAGGAAGAAGAAGAGGTTCGTTTTTCTATGCGAAGAAACCCTCTTTTTCGAAAATTACTTCGTCTACGATTGGAAATTGCCGAACGAGAAAAAGTGGCACCCTATATTATTTTTTCAGATTTGACCTTATGGGAATTTTCACAATTTCGTCCAAGAACAAAATATGATATGATGAAAATTCAGGGGGTTGGAAATCAAAAATTTTCTCAGTATGGAGAAGAATTTTTAGCATGTATTTTACAGGAAGAGGAGTGA
- a CDS encoding ABC transporter permease: MIEFFIAKKHIVERKKQSFISVLGVFIGVTVLTVSIGISNGLDKNMIQSILSLTSHILVSDSTNQEITDYEEISEKIDQIKGVKGSIPMIATQAIIKYHGVFGSYTSGVKVEAYDLEKAEKALELSSMLKEGKIEAGKKNGIYVGKELADSTGMKIGDEITMISAENTEIPLQIAGVFQSGFYEYDVNLVLIPLEMAQYMSYRGRVADKINVRLQNPYDAPKAAEEISQKFGMMTMTWGTMNRNLLSALSLEKTVMILVFSLIVIIAGFVVWVTLNTLVREKVKDIGILRSMGFSRKNIMGIFLIQGLILGMAGILLGVCASMGILWYLKNYSLAFVTSIYYLTKIPIEISGKEIAIIVGANIVIIFISSIFPAYRASTMESVEALRHE, from the coding sequence ATGATAGAATTTTTTATTGCGAAGAAACACATAGTGGAACGAAAAAAACAAAGTTTTATTTCCGTACTGGGAGTTTTTATTGGAGTAACGGTGTTGACTGTTTCCATAGGAATTTCAAACGGTTTAGACAAAAATATGATTCAGAGTATTCTATCTTTAACCAGCCATATTCTGGTAAGTGACAGTACAAATCAGGAAATAACCGATTATGAAGAGATATCGGAAAAAATCGATCAAATAAAAGGAGTCAAGGGAAGTATTCCTATGATTGCAACACAGGCTATCATCAAGTATCATGGAGTTTTTGGAAGTTATACTTCCGGAGTGAAAGTGGAAGCCTATGATTTGGAAAAGGCGGAAAAGGCTTTGGAGCTGTCTTCCATGCTCAAAGAAGGAAAGATAGAAGCCGGTAAAAAAAATGGGATTTATGTCGGGAAGGAACTGGCTGATTCGACAGGAATGAAAATTGGAGACGAAATTACAATGATTTCTGCGGAAAATACGGAAATTCCACTCCAAATTGCAGGAGTTTTTCAAAGCGGCTTTTATGAATATGATGTAAATTTGGTGTTAATTCCATTGGAAATGGCACAATATATGTCTTATCGAGGGAGAGTGGCGGATAAAATTAATGTTCGTTTACAAAATCCTTATGATGCTCCTAAAGCGGCAGAAGAAATTTCTCAGAAATTTGGAATGATGACAATGACTTGGGGTACTATGAATCGTAATTTATTATCTGCTCTTTCTTTGGAGAAAACAGTCATGATTTTAGTGTTTTCTTTGATTGTGATCATTGCCGGTTTTGTTGTTTGGGTTACTTTAAACACTTTGGTAAGAGAAAAGGTAAAAGATATAGGGATTCTTCGTTCTATGGGTTTTTCAAGAAAGAACATTATGGGAATTTTCTTAATTCAAGGTTTGATCTTGGGAATGGCAGGCATTCTTTTAGGAGTATGTGCTTCGATGGGAATTTTGTGGTATTTGAAAAATTATAGTTTGGCTTTTGTGACCTCTATTTATTATTTAACCAAGATTCCGATTGAAATTTCCGGAAAAGAAATTGCTATTATCGTGGGAGCCAATATCGTGATTATTTTCATTTCCAGTATTTTTCCTGCTTATCGAGCATCAACAATGGAAAGTGTGGAGGCGTTAAGACATGAGTAA